The genomic window AATAATAATCGATTTTAGTGTTTAACGGGTGTTCCCTTTTTACTCCCTACTCCGAACAAAGCATAACTACTTTAATGTAATCATATATGTACATTTTGAGAAATGGTATATGAATATCTTGCAGTATGTTACGAATGGGGAGCAAATCATTTCCTTTCGCTTCAAAGGATAACATGTTGATTCAGGTGCTCTGTAAACCAACTTATCATGCAATTTAAGGAAGGATGTACAGGACTCAGACAACCAAAATAGTATGATGTATTAACCAGACAATGTTCCATCTGTTTCAGACTATGCTTGGATCCACCCTCCTACATCCATCTTTCCATCCCAAATAAATCTAATACAGGTCCAGAATACAGTGAAGGAAATGAGAAATTATAATTTCGCCTTCTATTAGTCTAATTCTCTGCTCTTTCGGATATTGAAAATGCTTGCTGAACTTTGCATGCAATCTATCATTCGTTATTTTAATAAATAGCATGAAGTGCAACCAGTAGTTAGGGTGCCTAGATGTGTTATCGATCTCCACAATTTTTACCCAAACAAAAACATAGCTAAAAACAATAAACAATTGGGAAATCAAATCAAGTAACGTGGATTGGATGTTTGTGTAACTTAGCAAATATGCCAGCTTTTACATAAAATGCCATCATTAGCCAACTGTAGTGTTGAACTAATTACAGTAAGTAGCCATCCAACAAATTGACCTTTATGGATGACAACTGTTCATTAGGCAATTACTAGAATCGCAACCTCAATTGTAAATTTGCAGAATGCGTGCTCTTAAACTATTAGCTGAAGAGAGCAGAATAACTTGCAAGGCCAAATGTCCTGATCTTGCTGAACAAGTACTATCACACAATTGCCAGATCACCACTGGTTTCTGGGAATGATAGTCATAGTTCTAGATATAAAAAGAAGAATGTTGTGATACACATAACAGCTAAAAGTGACGAATTTTTAACCAGTAGGGTATCAGAATACACGCACCAGAATGTCATTGTGAACCTAGCTTCATATGTTCCAACTTTGTCGCAATGCTAGCAGTGTTGTCAACTTCCTGGATATCTACAGTGGTTTGACCCTTTATGTTATCACTTCCACCATTAATTCCATTCTGAAAAGAAGTAGCTGCACCCCCATAACCAGCTCTGTATACAAAGTTGAACCCTGGATACATTTGAGGATATGTTCCATAGCTTGGGGGAATCCGCCTTGACATCATTTCAGGAACATTTGTCATGACACCTTGGTTTGGGTATCCATTCCCATAGGGATAGCCACCCATACCAAAATAGGGACCAGGAAAGTAGGGCTGCGCGGGAACAGGTTGTGGCATGTAACCATTGTAGAGGCTATATCTAGCATTATATGGTTGGTATGTGGAACCTTCGTAAGCAACAGGGCCCCTCCCACCAGAGGATCGTGCACCGCGGCCTCGGGCATTCCGGTAATACTGCTCATCCTTGGGGATAGCAATCTTGGCTTCTACCTTCGTCCCATTCAAGTTATGAAAGCTTTGTTGCATTACCTTGCTCACTGCTTCCTCTGAATCAAAGGTGACAAAACCGAACCCCCTTGACCTGCTTGTCAAGCTGTCATATATCACCACAGCATCCGTTACAGTGCCAAACGTCTCAAAGTATGCCCGGAACTCCTCCTCAGTAATGTTATCCCGCAAACCCCCAATGAAAACCTTCTTCGAATCATAGTTCACATTGTTGCCGCTGTCCACGGTACCATTCCTAGCGGGCGGCTGATTGCCTTGGTGGCCCTGACCCAGGCCCTGTTCACGTTGCTGATGCTGAACGTGTTGCTCACCCTGGTCTCGTGGCGCTCTTGTCCTAGCCCGCTTAACATCCACCTACACAAAAACAACCAAAAGAACTTGGTATAATTAATTACTGTATCCGCATCAAAGCAGGAAACTTTGTCACAGACCAAGTCAGATCagataaaaataaaagcaaCGACGATGTAATGGTAAGCTTACATTACACAATTACATGCCTCCCAGGCAGCAATACCAAGTAATTTTCCCAAGCATGACACTATACAGGAATTGAATACCAGATTATGCAACCGCGCGCGCCCATGTGACGATCTATCTACTTCGTAACTGAATACAAAATCACACAGAGCAACACCGACCGAGCTCGAGCTCAGAGTCATCTCTCACAGATCACAGGCGCGCGAAGGAGAAGCCTCTATCCATCAGTGAAACCGTAGTAAGCGCAAATCGGAGCGGCGACTCAACTCACCAAGCGTCCGCAGATGAAGTGCCTGGGCCTGTCGCCGTCGCCGAGCGCACTGgccgccgcggcctcctcctcgaacTCAACGAAGCCGAAGCCGCGGCCGTGGCCCGTCTCCCTGTCCCGCATCACGACGGCGGTGCGCACCACCCCGAAGCGGGCGAAGTGGGCCCGCAGCTCGGCCTCCTGCGCCGCGGCAGGGATGCCGCCCACGAACAGCTTCCGGCTCTCGCCCACCTCCTCGGCAGCGctctcctgcgccgccgccatcgccgacgaagagctagggttttgccgcggaagggggagggagagagagagagggcggcggGCGGACGTGTGCGCGAGCCGAgttaaatttgattttgtttgcGAGGGGGGTTTAGCGTGAGATGGACGGCTGGGATTGGGTGGAGGGAGAGGGAAAGCCGTTGGATCGGGGATCATGGGGTTGGGGGACGCGTCCGTTGACCGCCGgcttgttggtcttctcgctcCTCGGATGCTACCACCGGTGACGTGGTTGCTTCGTTTTGACTGGGTCAGGGAGTTGTGGGGCCCGCAGATAACCAAATCAATCATCAACCTTGATATGGCTCATGTCACTATGAGTCATTAATTTTTGTCCAATATTTAAGTAAAACATCTTAGTTCCATTCCATATCACCAACCCAACTAATACACACGTATATACTCACATCATTATACACATccttacaaatatatattaaatattagAGATACGGGGATTAAAAATTGATAATATCACCACAAACGTCTGTCTCCCTATAGACAGGTGCATCACCTGCAAAGATGGTCTTCGTCTATACACAATGAGGAAGCCTTTTGCAGCCAAGCTAAACTAAAAGTCTATAGACTCAAATCTTTGTGTATTTCCAATTAAAAGTCTGAAACTGCTACCCTCTCGAATACATGAAACCAAAACTGAATGTCATATTGATTTTTCAGAGAAGGAAAACAACACATACTCCACATATTTTAGCTCCATGTAGCTGATCCAAGCATTAACCAAAAAGtaagtgaaatattatatgcgTGACATATTGAACTGCCATGTAGCTGATCCAATTCGACAAAGACAACCACACGACTCTGTTGTGGAAGTGGGCTTGGGCCGGACGGTGAGCTGGACTGCAATGGGCTGGTGTGGCCCACTCGGCGGAGTAGCTCTATATATGAAGCTAACGCCTCCAACAGGACTACAGGAGGACCATCGAAGAACCGTCTTCTACCTGCCTCCCTCTTCCTCCATGGCTTCGATCCACTCCTGTTTCCCCCCAAACTTTTAACCATACTGCTGTGATTTGATTTGGAGGCAATACAACTCCCTGAACTGGATGCAATTCAGTGTTCATGTGTTGATTTGGTCGTTTGGTCAAGAGGGATCGTGACAGACTCGCATCGTTCGAACTTAAATTGGTCTACAGACAACAAACGACTTGGTAGTGGTAGCTCTGAACGAAACCAACAGCAGCAGACTCGAGATGGCTCATCAGAAATCTGCGAGTCCTCGGCTCCTCGGTAGCTAGCGATGGCAATCTACAGTGATCTGAAAAAGATACCATGCACAAAATTCATAACCAACTGTCCAACTCAGCATTTACAATTTGGCGAGTTTGATATGTGAGCTTCAGTTATGCCAGAAAAGAACATAATAACTTCCTTTTTAAAACAAATATCGGAAACAAGGTAACAGGATAACACCAGATGAACAAGTTTGTATGCATATTTTGCAATTCCATCAATGCATGGTCATGGCCCTTAACAAGTCAAATAATCTTCTACGAACCAAAATTAGGTTTGATTTTCCTATGCCATGTGTTCAGTTGCTCCAGCATACGCAAATTGTCTCTGCCAATCACTTCTCTATATGTGAATATAACAAACATTACTTACATTTGAGCTCGACCGTGAATACGGCGCTGACGAAGATGATGATATCGGATCGGATCCTCATAAATGCAGAGGATCACTGTGCAAACAGTATAATGTAGCATCTACTGCAGTAACCTGCATTAATCGAGGAATGTTCATCCTCTGCATTGACTACCACACTGCAAAGCTCCGTCACAGGGCTTGGCCATGGCCATGGGCATTATCGTCTCTACTAGGCCCCACCCGCCAGCCTCTCTCTGTGACGCAGGGCGATGGCATTGGTGATGGCGgtcgggcggcggcgtcggagggGTCGTCCTCCGTGAGCTGCGCAGCGAAATTTCGGGTCTTGGAGACGAGGCGGAGCTCGGCCACCGCGGCGGCCCCGCTGTGCGCCGTGCGCAGCTGCCATCGGAGTCCTCCGGCGTCTCGCGCCACTCCGCAGCATGGGAACGAGACGTCATGGAGATGGTGTGTGCAGCGGTGTTCGGACCTGGTTACCTCACCTCCATCTCCAATGAAGAAAAATGATGGCAACAAGGGGAAGTCCAAATTTTGGAATGGCAGATCGAGGCTTTCGATGCTCAATATTGGGCAAAACTGGTGAAAACTAGACGGATCGGCGCGCTATGCTGCGCCAGCTCGAGATCTATGTGAAGAATATAATATATACATTTTGGAGTTTGAGCTTTTGTTCTCAATATATTACTTTGCTGTAGTTTTttaagaacaaaagaaatgaaatAAAATGATTGGTATTATGGCAAAACTTTGCTTCTGGGTAATGGAGGTTTGAGAGGgacatatgaaaaaaaatcgaaaGGACTCCCTGATAGGTTAAGATAATACAAATTAAACTCAGCGGTTAATGTAATAGCATTCGAAAATGAGTTTGCATATTTTTTGACCATCTTCATCAGAAAACTTTTAGAAAAAGGTTTAGACCTAACTCGAGGAAACAATAAAATCAAACTTGAATGTCGGCTGAAACAAAACCATACACAACACTGAGTAACAGGAATACAGAAAAAGATGGAGAATAAATGTTTAGCCTCGTTCTGGCTGTACCAAATTGATATGTTGGGTATATGTGAGCACTGAACATATTTCAGCTATATCAGTAAATAGTAGGCAACATGTGCAGGAGAATTAGCAACAAAATTGTTTCACACCAGAGCAACATCCTGGACAATAAGTATTTTTACACAAATGCAAGATCTTCTCATTTGGAGAAAATTGTTCCTGGTGCAATCTGATGTGAAGAGAAGGTACTGAATGCTTTAATGATCTTTTGCTAAGTACTTCAGATAAAGAGGACAATGATACAGGAGTCAAAAACATCAATATCATGGTGTTTGAAGTTTCTGTGAGGAGTGTATAGGTTGAAACAAAACCATACACAACACTGAATAACAGGAACAcagaaacaaatggagaataaATGTTTAGCCTCATGCTGGCTGTACCAAATTGAGATGTTGGGTATATGTGAGCACCTGAACATATTTCAGCTATATCAGCAAATAGTAGGCAACATGTGCAGGAGAATTAGCAACAAAATTCTTTCACACCAGAGCAACATCCTAGACAATAAGGATTTGTACAGAAATGCAAGATCTTCTTATTTGGAGAAAATTGTTCTTGGTGCAATCTGATGCGAAGAGAAGATACTGAAATACTGAATGCTTTAATAATCTTTTGCTAAGTACATCAGATAAAGAGGACAATGATACAGGAGTCAAAAAACATCGATGTCATGGTGTTCGAAGTTTTTGTGAGGAGTGTATATAATATAAAGTTGAGATTTAGATATAGTACATGGAATAGTTAGTTTGATATTATAGCTGGACAaaatataagtttgatgcaacATTGGACAGTATTctgattaaaaagaaaaaagacgaCAATATATACATCATAGATATTTGACATATTTTTGCGATGATCGATAGGAGTTACTCTTTTAGGAGTCTTCTTTTAGTAGAACTCTCACCTCTGGGAATACCAGGTACACTGTATAAGGAggagaaaaataattagaatattatcaagtatatatgagAGTAATATGTGGAAAAGTTGTTTAGAATTTATGGTTACCTTGGTGTAATTTCAGAGTTTGATAAAGTTGGATCTTCAAGATGACCTGGCCGTTTGCTAGGTACATTTGTCGTTGTTGGAAGCTTATAATTGATGAAAACATAGAAAGGAATGTGATGTTCATTGTATTATTAAGAAATAATGTAAATTCTTGTATCACTAAAGATAAAACTTACCGGTGGCATTCTTGCTAATTGTCCAGGTGAAGGCAATTGTGTTTTAGGATTATCTTCTTGGTCTGTGATGTCCTGTAGTAAAATGATTATATTTAGGTTCGgaggtttttttttcctttttttctgtaCTCGGGGCATCTAGCTCTTCAAGGTGTCTACAGTGCTTTGAAGAAGTCCTGTAATAATGCATAATGTATCTATGCTAAAAGTGAAGGCACTTAAATGAGCATCGGTTAAATTATTGGTcattataatatatatttggTGTGTCAGTCCAGTTCTTGAAAATGAGGTGAGTTGGACGAAGATTAACTAAATGCGATGTTCTCATTCTTGTCATGATATGTGTATATGTGAATGAGATCATGCCATAGGAATTCTCTTAGGCCCCTTGTGGAAAGATGATTTAGAGGAAGAAGCAGGGCATCTTGATGTTTCAAAGTCAAAGAACAACTGTGTTTCTTACTGTAAATGTATGGTTTGAAGAAAAAAACTGGGAATATTCCTATGAAACAGCTAGTTTGTTAtaaaaagacaaaaataaacTTCTTGT from Phragmites australis chromosome 14, lpPhrAust1.1, whole genome shotgun sequence includes these protein-coding regions:
- the LOC133890616 gene encoding heterogeneous nuclear ribonucleoprotein 1-like translates to MAAAQESAAEEVGESRKLFVGGIPAAAQEAELRAHFARFGVVRTAVVMRDRETGHGRGFGFVEFEEEAAAASALGDGDRPRHFICGRLVDVKRARTRAPRDQGEQHVQHQQREQGLGQGHQGNQPPARNGTVDSGNNVNYDSKKVFIGGLRDNITEEEFRAYFETFGTVTDAVVIYDSLTSRSRGFGFVTFDSEEAVSKVMQQSFHNLNGTKVEAKIAIPKDEQYYRNARGRGARSSGGRGPVAYEGSTYQPYNARYSLYNGYMPQPVPAQPYFPGPYFGMGGYPYGNGYPNQGVMTNVPEMMSRRIPPSYGTYPQMYPGFNFVYRAGYGGAATSFQNGINGGSDNIKGQTTVDIQEVDNTASIATKLEHMKLGSQ